In Acidobacteriota bacterium, a genomic segment contains:
- a CDS encoding PQQ-binding-like beta-propeller repeat protein, which yields MFRHRTINGARRTCSFALLIVLIASGAAFGQAQNWPSFRGPNASGVADGKPTPTSWDATKGTNILWKTPIPGLAHASPVVWGDKVFVTTAVSSKGGEYFRHGLYGDVDSDKDTSKHSWHVYALDKGTGKIIWDRIAWEGVPKIKRHIKSTHASSTPVTDGKNVVAFFGSEGLYCYDMTGKLVWKKDLGVLDTGWFYDPDYQWGTASSPIIYKNMVIVQCDVQKNSFIAAYDLKNGKQLWMTPREEIPSWGTPTIYEGPARVELITNATRAARAYDPMTGKELWKLTGNPEVTATTPVTGHGLIFICNSYRPNQPIYAIRAGATGDISLKPNETSNQHVAWSMQRGGTYMPSPLIYGEYLYTCANQGVMACYNPKTGERLYQQRIGDKGGSYSASPVAADGKIYLSSEDGEIFVVKAGAKYELLATNQMGEVLMATPAISDGMIFVRGQHNVFAIAERSSASQAK from the coding sequence ATGTTTCGTCATCGCACTATTAACGGAGCCCGGCGCACCTGCAGCTTTGCGCTGCTCATCGTTCTCATCGCTAGTGGCGCCGCTTTCGGACAAGCACAGAACTGGCCATCGTTTCGTGGGCCGAATGCTTCCGGGGTCGCAGACGGCAAGCCGACCCCTACGAGTTGGGACGCAACCAAAGGCACAAACATTCTGTGGAAGACTCCGATCCCTGGACTTGCGCATGCCAGCCCGGTGGTCTGGGGAGACAAGGTTTTTGTCACGACGGCCGTCAGCAGTAAGGGCGGCGAGTACTTTCGTCACGGGCTCTACGGTGACGTTGATTCGGACAAAGACACGTCGAAGCATAGCTGGCACGTCTACGCCCTCGATAAAGGAACCGGCAAGATCATCTGGGACCGCATAGCTTGGGAAGGCGTGCCCAAGATCAAGCGTCACATCAAGTCAACTCACGCAAGCTCGACTCCTGTGACCGACGGCAAGAACGTTGTGGCGTTCTTTGGCTCGGAAGGGCTCTACTGTTACGACATGACGGGCAAGCTAGTCTGGAAGAAAGACCTGGGCGTGCTCGATACAGGCTGGTTCTACGACCCTGACTATCAATGGGGAACGGCCAGCTCGCCGATCATCTACAAGAACATGGTCATCGTGCAGTGCGATGTTCAGAAGAACTCGTTCATAGCGGCTTATGACTTGAAGAACGGCAAGCAGCTTTGGATGACGCCGCGCGAGGAGATTCCATCGTGGGGCACGCCGACCATTTACGAAGGCCCCGCGCGCGTCGAGCTGATAACAAACGCGACCAGGGCGGCACGAGCGTACGATCCGATGACCGGCAAGGAGCTTTGGAAGCTGACAGGAAATCCCGAGGTCACTGCGACGACGCCAGTAACGGGTCACGGCCTGATCTTCATCTGTAACAGCTACCGCCCGAATCAGCCGATCTATGCGATTCGCGCCGGCGCAACCGGAGACATCTCGCTCAAACCAAATGAAACGTCCAATCAGCACGTGGCCTGGAGCATGCAGCGCGGCGGAACTTATATGCCGTCGCCGCTGATCTACGGCGAGTATCTCTACACGTGCGCGAATCAAGGCGTGATGGCCTGCTACAATCCGAAGACCGGCGAGCGGCTTTATCAGCAGCGCATCGGTGACAAGGGCGGTTCCTACAGCGCGTCGCCCGTCGCCGCTGACGGCAAGATTTATCTATCGAGCGAAGACGGAGAAATCTTCGTCGTGAAGGCAGGCGCCAAGTATGAGTTGTTGGCGACGAACCAGATGGGCGAGGTGTTGATGGCAACACCTGCGATTTCCGACGGTATGATCTTCGTGCGAGGCCAGCATAACGTCTTTGCAATCGCTGAGCGTTCATCGGCGTCACAAGCGAAGTGA
- a CDS encoding ankyrin repeat domain-containing protein, with the protein MSTGQKFLLALILLCPLTASAQDKNEEFFAAARKGDAAAVKALLDAGVDVNAKTRYGATALSYACDKGHVEVVKVLIERGADVNVKDTFYGEVPLGWALSHGHAQVVKLLLDKGAAGIERALMSGVQDGNVEIVKAVVEKGGVKPETLNNALRRASSGGNKEIVELLKKAGAVAAEVTVDPDVLKSYAGLYKNEQVGELAIEIRDGKLAGRVSGQGWFTTSAISKNTFAILEVEATIAFNIEGDKVTGLALSQGGANFVFKRVEKK; encoded by the coding sequence ATGTCAACCGGACAAAAGTTTTTGCTGGCTCTCATATTGTTGTGCCCGCTGACCGCGAGCGCACAGGATAAGAACGAAGAATTCTTCGCGGCGGCGAGAAAAGGCGACGCCGCCGCGGTCAAAGCGCTTCTCGATGCGGGCGTGGATGTGAACGCCAAAACGCGCTACGGCGCGACGGCTCTGTCTTACGCTTGCGATAAGGGACACGTCGAGGTGGTGAAGGTGTTGATCGAGCGCGGCGCGGACGTGAACGTGAAGGACACCTTCTACGGAGAGGTCCCTCTCGGGTGGGCGCTGTCGCACGGACACGCGCAGGTGGTGAAGCTCTTGTTGGACAAAGGCGCCGCCGGCATCGAGCGTGCGCTGATGTCGGGAGTTCAAGACGGCAACGTCGAGATCGTCAAGGCAGTGGTCGAAAAGGGTGGCGTAAAACCCGAGACTCTGAACAACGCGCTGCGGCGAGCTTCTTCAGGAGGCAACAAGGAGATCGTCGAGCTGTTGAAGAAGGCAGGCGCGGTCGCGGCCGAAGTAACCGTTGATCCCGACGTCTTGAAGAGCTATGCCGGCTTATATAAGAACGAACAGGTCGGCGAGCTCGCCATTGAGATCAGAGACGGAAAGCTCGCCGGAAGGGTCAGCGGCCAGGGTTGGTTCACCACTTCTGCGATTAGCAAGAACACATTCGCGATCCTCGAGGTTGAGGCGACGATCGCGTTTAACATCGAAGGCGACAAAGTCACCGGGTTGGCGTTGAGCCAGGGGGGCGCGAACTTCGTCTTCAAACGAGTCGAGAAGAAATAG
- a CDS encoding PQQ-binding-like beta-propeller repeat protein, with protein sequence MNAIFPKYLSFALMLFFLVPAGRVRSGSDWTDWRGPARVGVSLEKGLPTRWSPKGENLVWKAPYGGRSTPIVMGGRVFLFNSAGEGETMQERVMCLNADTGKLLWEHRLNVYESDVPTRRIAWSSPVGDPATGNIYVLGACNELTAFSNDGKVLWGRSLTEEFGSWTTHGGRTASPIIEGDLVIVGTIIDGWGDTAQRKHRFYAFDKTTGECVWTSAPGGRPYDTVYPTPIAATINGTRMIIVGGADGAVCAMKAQTGEPVWTYAITKRGINNCAVINGTTVFVSHSEENLDTNEMGLIAAIDATGKGALTKANIKWSVNRIRGGYSSPVIDGDRLYQIDDSANVFAVDINTGKELWKHTIGTLQRASPVLADGKLYVGTENGKFFILKPGPAGCQVLDEDELEPGVSNVQLKTDAGDDLIAANEQILASVAVSRGRIYLVSTKAIYCIGKKTPSPALPPVTETVENAPAGAAVAHVQIVPADLLMKPGQTAKFRVRLFDDHGRFIREEPNAAWSLEGVKGAAQSNQFTPAADAGVQTGIVKAAVGGVTGVSRVRVIPAMPVSEDFDSTPVDTVPRYWISTGGKYVVREVEGNKVLVKNPNPPAFKRARSFFSPADWSNYTTQADVRATEKRRQMGDAGVVAQRYELVIMGNSQKIELRSWQVEATRTVRKPFAWKADTWYRLKLQVENLPDGKVRARGKAWPASEPEPADWTLERVESPGNRQGSAGIFADAPNEIFIDNIKVTPNK encoded by the coding sequence ATGAATGCCATTTTCCCGAAGTACCTATCCTTCGCACTGATGTTGTTCTTTCTCGTTCCGGCCGGCCGCGTTCGATCGGGAAGCGATTGGACTGACTGGCGAGGCCCGGCACGCGTCGGCGTCTCGCTCGAAAAGGGTCTGCCCACTCGCTGGTCGCCAAAAGGAGAGAACCTTGTATGGAAGGCTCCCTACGGCGGACGTTCGACGCCGATTGTGATGGGCGGCCGCGTCTTCCTGTTCAACTCGGCGGGTGAAGGCGAGACGATGCAGGAGCGCGTGATGTGCTTGAACGCCGACACCGGCAAGCTCTTGTGGGAGCATCGCCTCAACGTCTACGAGAGCGACGTGCCGACGCGCCGAATCGCCTGGTCATCGCCTGTTGGCGACCCGGCGACCGGCAACATTTACGTGTTAGGCGCTTGCAACGAGCTGACTGCTTTTTCGAACGACGGAAAAGTGCTGTGGGGACGATCGCTGACTGAGGAATTCGGCTCCTGGACGACGCACGGCGGGCGCACCGCTTCTCCGATCATTGAAGGCGACCTTGTAATCGTAGGCACGATCATAGACGGATGGGGCGACACCGCGCAGCGCAAACATCGCTTCTATGCTTTCGACAAGACGACCGGCGAATGCGTCTGGACCAGCGCGCCGGGGGGCCGTCCTTACGACACGGTTTATCCAACGCCGATCGCGGCGACGATCAACGGCACTCGGATGATCATCGTCGGCGGCGCTGACGGCGCTGTGTGCGCGATGAAGGCCCAAACCGGAGAGCCGGTGTGGACCTACGCGATCACCAAGCGCGGCATCAACAACTGCGCGGTGATCAACGGCACGACCGTCTTCGTTTCACACAGCGAAGAGAACCTCGACACAAACGAGATGGGCCTGATCGCCGCGATCGACGCGACGGGGAAGGGCGCGCTCACCAAGGCTAACATCAAGTGGTCGGTCAACCGCATCCGGGGCGGTTATTCTTCGCCGGTCATTGACGGCGACCGCCTTTACCAGATCGACGACAGCGCGAATGTGTTCGCCGTCGATATCAACACCGGCAAGGAACTCTGGAAGCATACGATCGGCACGCTCCAGCGAGCGTCGCCGGTGCTCGCCGACGGCAAGCTCTACGTCGGCACTGAGAACGGAAAATTCTTCATCCTCAAGCCGGGACCGGCCGGTTGTCAGGTGCTGGATGAAGATGAGCTCGAGCCGGGCGTCAGCAACGTGCAACTCAAAACCGACGCGGGCGACGATTTGATCGCGGCCAACGAGCAGATACTCGCTTCGGTGGCCGTTTCGCGCGGGCGCATCTACCTCGTTTCAACCAAAGCGATTTACTGCATCGGCAAGAAGACGCCCTCGCCCGCGCTGCCGCCAGTGACAGAGACCGTGGAGAATGCGCCGGCGGGCGCAGCCGTAGCGCACGTGCAGATCGTGCCGGCTGATTTGTTGATGAAGCCGGGCCAGACGGCGAAGTTCAGGGTGCGCCTGTTCGACGATCACGGGCGTTTCATACGCGAAGAACCGAATGCGGCGTGGTCGCTCGAGGGTGTGAAGGGCGCGGCTCAGAGCAATCAGTTCACGCCCGCCGCCGATGCCGGCGTTCAAACTGGGATCGTGAAAGCGGCGGTCGGAGGAGTCACCGGAGTCTCTCGAGTGCGCGTGATCCCGGCGATGCCGGTTAGCGAGGATTTTGATTCAACACCGGTGGACACCGTTCCCAGGTACTGGATCAGCACCGGAGGCAAATACGTAGTGCGCGAAGTAGAAGGCAACAAGGTGCTCGTTAAAAATCCCAACCCGCCGGCTTTCAAGCGCGCCCGGTCGTTCTTCAGCCCGGCCGATTGGTCGAACTACACAACCCAAGCCGACGTCCGTGCGACGGAAAAGCGGCGTCAAATGGGCGACGCCGGGGTTGTGGCCCAGCGTTATGAGCTGGTGATCATGGGCAACAGCCAGAAGATCGAGCTGCGTTCCTGGCAGGTCGAAGCCACGCGCACAGTCAGGAAGCCGTTCGCATGGAAAGCGGACACGTGGTATCGCCTGAAGCTGCAAGTCGAGAATCTACCTGACGGCAAGGTGCGAGCTCGCGGTAAGGCGTGGCCCGCGTCCGAGCCCGAACCCGCGGATTGGACTCTTGAGCGCGTTGAGTCGCCTGGCAATCGTCAGGGCAGCGCCGGGATCTTCGCCGACGCGCCGAACGAAATATTTATCGATAACATCAAGGTGACACCAAACAAGTAG
- a CDS encoding PQQ-binding-like beta-propeller repeat protein → MKIRSSNLLLFGGACALSLAIVAHLVSASDPGNGDWPMWGGTPDRNMVSNLKGMPTSWDVKTKKNVKWVATLGSQSYGNPVVSGGMVYVGTNNEGLRDPKQGGDRGVLMCFRESDGEFLWQHTNEKLAAGRVNDWPFQGVCSSPLVEGDRLYYVTNRCEVVCLDTQGFRDNENDGPYKEEKLTGQSDADIVWKYDMMEEVGSQPHNMSNCSPVSYGDILYICTSNGQDESHVNIPSPKAPAIIAINKKTAKLVWEDNSVSDRILHGQWSSAAVGKIGDVVQVVHGQGDGWVRGYDATSGKKLWEFDCNPKDSVWPKTRNELISTPVIFDNKVYVANGQDPEHGEGVGHLYCIDATLRGDITKTGAVWHYDKIRRSISTGALYDGMLFYPDFSGFLHCLDAKTGKAFWVHDMFAAVWGSPMVVDGKVYLGDEDGDIAILTAAKEKKVIGEINMGSSVYSTPIPVNGALLIVNRNQLFALAEKK, encoded by the coding sequence ATGAAGATACGCAGTTCTAACTTGCTCTTATTCGGCGGCGCGTGCGCGCTGTCGCTTGCGATTGTTGCGCATCTCGTTTCAGCTTCCGATCCCGGCAACGGTGACTGGCCGATGTGGGGAGGGACGCCCGACCGGAACATGGTCTCGAATCTGAAAGGCATGCCGACAAGCTGGGACGTCAAGACCAAGAAGAACGTCAAGTGGGTCGCCACGCTTGGCTCGCAGAGCTACGGAAACCCCGTGGTCTCAGGCGGCATGGTCTACGTCGGTACTAACAACGAAGGGTTGCGCGACCCGAAGCAGGGCGGCGACCGCGGCGTGCTGATGTGCTTCCGTGAATCCGACGGCGAGTTCCTTTGGCAGCACACCAACGAGAAGCTTGCCGCCGGGCGCGTCAACGATTGGCCGTTTCAAGGAGTTTGCTCTTCACCGCTTGTCGAGGGCGACCGGCTCTATTACGTCACGAATCGTTGTGAGGTGGTTTGCCTCGACACCCAGGGCTTCCGCGATAACGAAAACGACGGGCCTTACAAGGAAGAGAAGTTGACCGGTCAGTCCGACGCCGACATCGTTTGGAAGTACGACATGATGGAGGAGGTCGGCTCGCAGCCTCACAATATGTCGAACTGCTCTCCGGTCTCGTACGGAGACATTCTTTACATCTGCACTTCAAACGGCCAGGATGAAAGCCACGTGAACATTCCTTCGCCGAAGGCTCCGGCGATCATTGCGATCAACAAGAAAACAGCGAAGCTTGTCTGGGAGGACAATTCGGTTTCCGATCGCATTCTGCACGGGCAGTGGTCTTCGGCAGCGGTCGGCAAGATCGGAGACGTGGTTCAGGTGGTTCACGGGCAGGGCGACGGCTGGGTGCGTGGTTACGACGCGACGAGCGGAAAGAAGCTCTGGGAGTTCGATTGCAACCCGAAGGACTCCGTTTGGCCAAAGACGCGAAACGAGCTGATCAGCACACCGGTGATCTTCGACAACAAGGTCTACGTTGCTAACGGACAGGACCCGGAACACGGAGAAGGCGTTGGCCATCTCTACTGCATAGACGCGACCTTGCGGGGCGACATAACCAAGACGGGAGCCGTGTGGCACTACGACAAAATTCGACGATCGATCTCGACCGGAGCGCTTTACGACGGCATGCTGTTCTATCCAGACTTCAGCGGCTTTCTGCACTGTCTGGACGCAAAGACCGGCAAGGCATTCTGGGTCCATGACATGTTCGCGGCGGTGTGGGGCTCGCCGATGGTCGTGGATGGCAAAGTTTATCTGGGTGACGAGGACGGTGACATCGCGATTCTGACGGCCGCCAAAGAGAAGAAGGTCATTGGCGAAATAAACATGGGAAGCTCCGTCTACTCCACGCCGATCCCGGTCAACGGCGCACTGCTCATAGTCAATCGCAATCAGCTATTCGCTCTGGCAGAGAAGAAATGA
- a CDS encoding iron-containing alcohol dehydrogenase: MEPFDFHSRTRLIFGEASFDRLGALASELGFRRTLLVADIGILACGYVEQATKILTDSRITVFSFHDFDSNPNTTMIDAGRAVAASLEIDSIIGLGGGSSMDTAKAINFLLTGGGAMRDYWGYGKARAPMLPMIAVPTTSGTGSEAQSYALISDSETHVKMACGDPGAAFKVAILDPGLTVSQPAGVTATAGFDAISHAVETYVTTKRTAASELFSLEAWRLLEANYERVITNPQDIEARGAMQLGAYWAGLAIENSMLGATHACANPLTANYNTEHGVAIGLMLPHVVRWNGSAVGDRYDQLLKHGSVTVNRDHPAEALADRLEELLAIAGMTRGLKTEGIPENDLPRLAEEAAGQWTGEFNPRPFGAAEALELYQRAY, from the coding sequence ATGGAGCCCTTTGATTTTCACAGCCGGACACGATTGATCTTCGGCGAGGCGTCGTTTGACCGGCTCGGCGCTCTGGCGTCGGAACTTGGCTTTCGCCGCACGTTGCTGGTCGCTGACATTGGGATTCTCGCCTGCGGCTATGTAGAGCAAGCAACCAAGATTCTCACCGACTCTCGAATCACGGTATTCTCCTTTCACGATTTCGATTCGAATCCAAACACAACAATGATCGACGCCGGGCGCGCCGTCGCCGCATCGCTGGAGATAGATTCAATCATCGGCCTTGGCGGCGGCAGCTCAATGGATACGGCTAAGGCTATCAACTTTCTGCTGACCGGCGGCGGAGCGATGCGAGACTATTGGGGCTACGGGAAAGCTCGCGCGCCGATGCTGCCGATGATCGCCGTACCTACAACGTCGGGCACCGGCAGCGAGGCTCAATCGTACGCTCTCATCTCTGACTCTGAGACTCACGTCAAGATGGCTTGCGGTGATCCCGGCGCTGCTTTCAAGGTCGCGATCCTCGATCCGGGCTTGACCGTATCACAGCCTGCCGGCGTCACCGCGACCGCGGGTTTTGACGCGATCTCACACGCAGTCGAAACCTACGTCACAACTAAGCGCACTGCCGCGTCGGAACTTTTCTCACTCGAAGCGTGGCGGTTGCTTGAAGCTAATTACGAACGCGTGATCACGAATCCCCAAGACATCGAAGCGCGCGGCGCTATGCAGCTTGGCGCTTATTGGGCGGGACTGGCGATCGAGAACTCGATGCTTGGCGCGACTCACGCTTGTGCGAACCCGCTGACGGCAAACTACAACACCGAGCACGGCGTGGCGATCGGACTGATGCTCCCGCACGTTGTTCGATGGAACGGCTCGGCTGTCGGTGATCGCTATGATCAACTCTTGAAGCACGGATCGGTGACTGTGAATCGAGACCATCCCGCGGAAGCTCTCGCTGACAGGCTTGAAGAGTTGCTGGCAATCGCCGGAATGACGCGCGGCTTGAAGACGGAAGGTATTCCTGAAAACGATCTTCCGCGCCTCGCCGAAGAAGCGGCCGGTCAATGGACAGGAGAGTTCAACCCACGGCCGTTCGGCGCCGCGGAAGCGCTCGAGCTCTATCAGCGCGCTTATTGA
- a CDS encoding PQQ-binding-like beta-propeller repeat protein, with amino-acid sequence MQSFRKTLSILLLPVCVLLLVSPSKSQLPPETWSQFRGGHQLIGVSVSNVPKDLKLVWTYEAGESIESSAAIVNGAVYVGSQSGELAALSLSDGSVRWKYKATGPIGESSPCVSGGVVFIGDLNGTLHAVNTRDGKAIWTFKTSAEIKSSPVVVGDRVLIGSYDEHLYCVAVSNGSLIWKFRTGGPVHCTVGVSNGMAHVAGCDETFRAIRIADGKEVFHIASGAYTGASPALVGQKAFYGTFNNEVLAVNLGTRRISWRYRNRQRQFPYYSSAAVAEGRVVVGGRDKMVHCMDAATGRELWTFMTRARVESSPALADGRAFIGSNDGKFYVLDYKTGAKVWEFNAGAPLSASPAIASGRVVIGSEDGRLYCFGQ; translated from the coding sequence ATGCAATCATTCAGAAAAACTCTCTCGATACTTCTTCTGCCGGTTTGCGTTCTGCTTCTCGTCTCACCCTCGAAGTCGCAGCTTCCTCCGGAAACCTGGTCTCAGTTCCGAGGAGGCCACCAGTTGATCGGCGTCTCGGTTTCAAACGTGCCTAAAGACCTGAAGCTCGTGTGGACCTACGAAGCCGGCGAATCCATCGAGTCATCGGCCGCGATCGTCAACGGAGCGGTTTACGTCGGTTCGCAATCAGGCGAGCTAGCAGCGCTCAGCCTCTCGGACGGCTCGGTGCGTTGGAAGTACAAAGCGACCGGACCGATCGGCGAATCCTCTCCGTGCGTGAGCGGCGGCGTAGTCTTCATCGGCGATCTCAACGGAACGCTGCACGCGGTCAACACGCGCGACGGCAAAGCGATTTGGACCTTCAAGACTAGTGCTGAGATCAAGTCCTCACCTGTCGTGGTGGGCGATCGAGTGCTGATCGGTTCTTACGATGAGCATCTCTATTGCGTCGCTGTTTCGAACGGCTCGCTCATCTGGAAGTTCAGGACCGGCGGCCCGGTTCATTGCACCGTCGGCGTCTCGAACGGCATGGCGCACGTTGCGGGTTGCGACGAAACGTTTCGCGCGATTCGAATAGCCGACGGCAAAGAAGTGTTCCACATTGCGTCGGGCGCTTACACCGGAGCGTCGCCCGCGCTGGTAGGTCAAAAAGCATTCTACGGTACGTTCAACAACGAAGTGCTCGCAGTCAACCTTGGGACTCGGCGTATCAGTTGGCGATATCGGAATCGTCAGCGGCAGTTCCCTTACTATTCGTCCGCTGCAGTCGCCGAAGGCAGAGTGGTGGTCGGCGGTCGCGACAAGATGGTTCACTGCATGGACGCGGCTACAGGCAGGGAGTTGTGGACGTTTATGACGCGCGCTCGAGTCGAGTCTTCACCGGCGCTTGCTGATGGAAGAGCGTTTATTGGTTCGAACGATGGGAAGTTTTACGTGCTGGACTACAAGACAGGCGCGAAGGTCTGGGAGTTCAATGCGGGAGCGCCGCTGTCAGCTTCGCCCGCGATTGCCTCGGGCCGCGTCGTGATCGGGTCGGAGGATGGAAGGCTCTACTGCTTCGGGCAGTGA
- a CDS encoding type II toxin-antitoxin system RelE/ParE family toxin: MARRTCPKSLWAAARRKLDQLNRVRDILELAIPPGNRLERLRRDRAGQHSIRINDQYRICFRWEKGYADEVEIADYH, translated from the coding sequence GTGGCACGCAGGACTTGCCCGAAATCTCTATGGGCGGCTGCGCGTCGCAAGCTCGACCAGCTCAATCGGGTGCGCGACATTTTGGAGCTAGCGATTCCTCCGGGCAATCGGCTCGAGCGGCTCCGACGTGACCGAGCCGGTCAACACAGTATTCGTATCAACGACCAGTATCGTATTTGTTTTCGTTGGGAGAAGGGTTATGCAGACGAAGTCGAAATCGCGGACTACCACTAG
- a CDS encoding HigA family addiction module antitoxin: MQTKSKSRTTTSTGSRRGKPSQLVSARRLPTKRPPTHPGEMLFEEFLRPLGISQSAFAERLEISFPRLNEIIRAKRSVTPDTALRLEQVLGMPADFWLGLQQDWDLWHAVRSKKAASIARLEPLRQAS; encoded by the coding sequence ATGCAGACGAAGTCGAAATCGCGGACTACCACTAGTACCGGTTCTCGCCGAGGCAAGCCCTCGCAGCTCGTTTCAGCGCGGCGTCTACCCACTAAGCGACCACCCACCCATCCGGGAGAAATGCTCTTCGAAGAGTTCCTCAGGCCACTCGGAATCAGCCAGTCAGCCTTTGCTGAGCGACTGGAAATATCTTTTCCTCGTTTGAATGAAATCATCCGAGCGAAGCGAAGCGTTACGCCCGATACGGCCCTTCGCCTTGAGCAGGTACTGGGAATGCCGGCCGACTTTTGGCTCGGTTTGCAGCAGGATTGGGACCTCTGGCATGCCGTGCGAAGCAAGAAAGCGGCATCGATTGCCCGCCTTGAGCCCCTCCGCCAGGCAAGCTGA
- a CDS encoding addiction module protein, which translates to MPDMGIGLEELEKQARSLSTEEKATLARILIEGLDTTIDANAEQLWLEEAQRRYEAFLRGELEPLPGNEVMERARDPIG; encoded by the coding sequence ATGCCGGACATGGGCATCGGTCTTGAAGAGTTGGAGAAGCAGGCTCGATCGCTTAGTACAGAAGAGAAGGCGACGCTTGCTCGCATCCTCATCGAAGGGCTCGACACTACAATCGATGCCAATGCCGAGCAGCTATGGCTTGAAGAGGCGCAACGTCGTTATGAAGCATTTCTCAGAGGTGAGCTTGAGCCGCTCCCCGGCAATGAGGTAATGGAGCGTGCGCGTGATCCCATTGGGTGA
- a CDS encoding type II toxin-antitoxin system HicB family antitoxin, producing the protein MFYKIPLLLSPQPEGGFTVTSPLLPELVTEGDTLDEALANARDALSAVVEAYEDLGRPLPANTMLADASSPLWLETVVTTP; encoded by the coding sequence ATGTTCTACAAGATTCCATTGCTGCTATCGCCCCAACCGGAAGGTGGGTTCACGGTTACATCACCGCTTCTCCCCGAGCTTGTCACGGAAGGCGATACGCTTGACGAAGCGTTGGCCAACGCGCGCGATGCGCTTTCAGCAGTGGTCGAAGCGTATGAGGACCTGGGCCGGCCGCTACCCGCCAATACAATGCTTGCCGACGCGAGTAGCCCGCTCTGGCTGGAGACCGTAGTAACCACGCCATGA
- a CDS encoding type II toxin-antitoxin system HicA family toxin, which produces MTYREVTRNLKALGCQESPRRGGGSHRKWLNPAAQRVTTLPDWGSKDLKAGTVRAAIKQLGIDWSDFETA; this is translated from the coding sequence ATGACCTATCGTGAGGTCACTCGGAACTTGAAGGCGTTAGGGTGTCAGGAGTCGCCACGTCGCGGCGGCGGCTCACACCGAAAATGGCTTAACCCCGCGGCGCAGCGAGTCACCACACTTCCTGATTGGGGCAGTAAAGATCTCAAAGCGGGGACTGTCCGAGCAGCAATCAAACAACTCGGCATCGACTGGTCAGACTTCGAAACAGCGTAG